The following DNA comes from Candidatus Angelobacter sp..
CCCACTATCTGGCCGCGGTGAAAAGCAGCACAAAGGGCACAAATGCGTTCACGTACAGTGCGGCCAGCACGTCATCCACGGTGACGCCCCATCCGCCGGGCAGCTTCTGGCTCTGGCGCACCGGCCAGGGTTTGACCACATCGAATAGCCGGAATGTCGCGAATATCCACAAAGCCAGCGGCCAATGTCCACGGCTGAAAAAAAAATCGGGCGGTGGCATGGCTGCGTGTTCTGACAAGTAACTGCCGACCCATACAGCAAAACAAAGAGGAGTGGCGGCGATCTCGTCGAGGACCACCGAGGAGGGATCCGTTTGATTCAAAGCTTTTTCCGCCGCGCCACAAAACCACACCGACAACAGGATGCCAACGACAGTTCCGCCAACGAAGCACCAGAGGCTCCCCGGCCATAACAGCAGCGCAAACCAGAACAAACCGACCACGGAACCAAACGTGCCCGGTGCAAATGGAATCCGACCCACGCCAAAACCCTGGGCGATCCACACAATCAGGTTCAAGTTCATCGCTTGGTCCGGTTTGTCACTTTCATCGAGCGTGCTGTCCGACATTTCTTCCCACACCCGGGCTGTCGCCTTTTTGAATTCCTTAAGGCCCTTGCCGAGTCCGCGTCCAAAATTCCGTAACCGGTCTCGTCCGAAGATAATCAAACAGCCAATGAGCACAACACCCGGCGCACAGCCAAGCAATCCCGGCAAGGAATCCGTCATCATTCATCAGCGACTGGAGAGGAGGTCACATGTCCTGCAAATAAAGGTTGCGGTTGCGCCAAAGGTACAACATCCCCGAAGTCAGGGTCAGTGTTACGGTGACCCAGAGGGCGACTTGCGCCAGCATCGATGCCCATGGC
Coding sequences within:
- a CDS encoding phosphatidylglycerophosphatase A, which translates into the protein MMTDSLPGLLGCAPGVVLIGCLIIFGRDRLRNFGRGLGKGLKEFKKATARVWEEMSDSTLDESDKPDQAMNLNLIVWIAQGFGVGRIPFAPGTFGSVVGLFWFALLLWPGSLWCFVGGTVVGILLSVWFCGAAEKALNQTDPSSVVLDEIAATPLCFAVWVGSYLSEHAAMPPPDFFFSRGHWPLALWIFATFRLFDVVKPWPVRQSQKLPGGWGVTVDDVLAALYVNAFVPFVLLFTAAR